Genomic window (bacterium):
CTTTGTTATGTTTGCCCCGTAACTCGATGCTGTTGGAAGGCGTATTCGATTTCCACCCAAAAATACGCTGAAGATTTCTCCAGATAACACGAACTAAAAAACGTGAAACAGGATTCGTATCGATCGCACTGCCTTGATGACCATGCACAAGGTAAATTTCACCAATATCATCACTCCCGTTTTTAAACTTCAATCGTAAACTCTCGTAAACAATCACTTCGTTGCCGAAAATTGGGAAAAGCCATTTCGTAATCTTTCTCAGATCCGACCAGTCGATATCGTGATTGCCAAAAAAACGATAATACCGGGATGCCTGGTGAAAGGCCATTTCCAGATGAAGAGAATGTTCGTAGGATTTCAACACAGCTTTTGGACGGTTCTCCCAAAGTTCTTCCACATCGCCAAGCACGGCCAAAGCAAAACCGGATTGGAAATAATAGGCTAATGCTCTATTATAATTTTGTTCGCAGAGAAGAAAGTCATCAGCGCCATCGCGTGCGCCTTTATGCTGATCGGAAAAAACAATAAAACGATCGCTTAAACAATCTGCTTCCACAATCGGAGCGCGTTCATACGCTTTCGCCAATCCTTTTGCGATGTCGTTTTCGTAACTCATCAGATTTATTTCAGAGGTTAGTGCTCAAAATTGTTTGAAGTCTATCCGATCTTTAAGCCGGGCATAAAGCGTGAAGCGATAGTGATCCCCGTTTTCGAAATAACCGGATAGAGGCCGTCCAATAAACTCCAGCCGACGATATACGCCATATTACCGTCGATAAAAAAAAAGTGATCATGTTCCCATGTACCGAGAATTTCTCTCTCGGTCCATTTCACGATAAAGCTAAAAAATGCGAAGAGAATGAATTGCTCCCAGAATGGTTTGGAGTGACTGCCTGCATAAACAAATCCGAGGCAAAATCCAATCCAGATAAATGTGTGAAACGCATTATTAAGCCACGGAAGGAAACTCATGAAACCGCCGAGATAAAGCAGGTAGTTCGCAATAAATACGCTTACCGCCCATCCGAAATACAAAAACCAAAATCGTCGCCTGAAATTTAATTCGATGACGGACGACGACTGACGAATGACTACAAATAAGCAGCCATAGATCACGAGTACTAAAACATAATCGATCCATGAGTTATTTTTTCCAAGAAATTCCATAATATTTTCCTTTATAACATTCCTAAAATATGCGGAGCGGCATAATGCGCCAAAGCCATGACTGTCAATTGCGGATTGACGCCGATACTGGATGGAAATACACTGGCGTCACAGATAAATAAATTGTCATATCCATATACTTTGAATCGATTGTCGACAACACCAAATTCTTTTTGTAAGCTCATGATGTTACCGCCTTGAGGATGCCCCGTTCCAAGTCCGATCTGGCTGTTATTTTTTATTTTTTCAGGAAGCGTTCGTAACTCATTTTCATTGAAAAATTCATAGAACTTAAATGAATTGGGCATGATACTTTTAGCGCCGGCGGCCAGAAAAATATCGCCGGCTAGGATCAGGCCATTCAACAGCTTTTCAAAATCGCTTTTGGTCGGAATATATTTGATCTCACGTCCCGTCAAACCCGCTAACCGAACTTCCGCATTCGATTCGGTGCCGACCAGAACGCCGATACTTGCCAGTTTGTTAAATCGCAGCATGTTGTTAAAATGATCTTCAAACCAACCTGGCATGTTGATCGCTTGTGCGGTTGGCGGATTAAACCATGTCTCGAGCACGAACCCATCATCTTCCGAACGTTTGAGATAATGCGTGATTTGCAAACCGTCGTACGCATTGACGATTTTTTCAAATGAAGCCGTGATAGGAGAACCCATATTAAATGACAATCGTTTCCCTGCTCTCCCCGCCGCGACGCCCGATTTCATCAAAAGAAGGCTTGAAGAAACTGCGCCGGCGCTCACGACAAACGTATTTCCGGCTATTTTAATCGCACGCCCATTGTGGAAACGGCCTATCAGATGAGAAATCTTTTTCCCGCCATGGATTTTTTCAACTTCACATCCTGCGACAATTCGAAGCTGTCCGGCATTAGGAATTTTCTGCGCTTCAGGCAGCACCGCATCCAGCATTGACATCTTTTTCCCGTAGCGGCATCCGATATTGCAATAACCGCATCCGAGACAACCGGTAATATTGGCATCAACCACGCCGCAAGCGCTCGGATGTACGTCTAATCCTAACTTCTTACAACCTTCATAAAACAGATCGCCTCCGGCGCT
Coding sequences:
- a CDS encoding metallophosphoesterase, with product MSYENDIAKGLAKAYERAPIVEADCLSDRFIVFSDQHKGARDGADDFLLCEQNYNRALAYYFQSGFALAVLGDVEELWENRPKAVLKSYEHSLHLEMAFHQASRYYRFFGNHDIDWSDLRKITKWLFPIFGNEVIVYESLRLKFKNGSDDIGEIYLVHGHQGSAIDTNPVSRFLVRVIWRNLQRIFGWKSNTPSNSIELRGKHNKAMYEWANSLNKKMAVIAGHTHQPIFASLAHTEKLEQELQEAKNRHDEAAIQALQDQIDYQKTKIKRPCYFNSGCCSFSDGDITGIEIADGKIKLVRWSDGWPIPSMPGPKPKVLQEMELKELFNRL